In one window of Campylobacter hepaticus DNA:
- a CDS encoding DUF2972 domain-containing protein, giving the protein MYNRNSAIQRIKNHLAYKLGQAMIDFNTNGGGYITLCKKLYLIKKQHKKEQKIYQETIQVFPQLQYPALETCNDYEQALKYKFHLSYMLGEVLIKAYQTWYKGGGFKLKNDIKRVNKEFQIFKEIFKEFHQINVSMLQGLIKNKQLLLKEFQRIKNILKIHQDYKAILDNIFHNFIYFIQNFDLIEEWLLSDDFYEKYKKENHPYPSLLDPKKLNDKNEKINYHTIPAELAWEMNLPLPDNYEFVWLASSLSGHGAMTMYFELCDINICKCIHHNPGIMYSNILAQLLNNTTKYNIIAYTDYTHVYVYRNDLARFLSLLHKNKPILYLVRDPISRLKTGVNHINFKVDKLDYFNLNTPIDRVLDRDTYYFEATVPTCEHIKTYWIYAESFFRLNFLTQCFKTENIIYLDMQKIKSEYILKTLKELNNLFSFKRIPAQENIDNGMTFDELGVLFPITLLANLKDIDENNIDETFEILITTKQLLKLYKIKNYKEINFLLFKHKIPFENLIFCIQEEKITSFKNNLNLIKYLQSYLQEFVDKLEIKINLKKQHLINEQQILHYFANNMSLAKKWEKIFKQELIHIKQHRPDIVASWKYYQEFEKMCEELDG; this is encoded by the coding sequence ATGTATAATCGCAATTCGGCTATACAAAGAATAAAAAATCATCTTGCTTATAAATTAGGTCAAGCGATGATTGATTTTAATACTAATGGGGGGGGGTACATAACATTATGTAAAAAACTTTATCTTATAAAAAAACAACATAAAAAAGAACAAAAAATTTATCAAGAAACTATACAAGTATTTCCTCAACTTCAATATCCTGCTTTAGAAACATGTAATGATTACGAACAAGCTTTAAAATATAAATTTCACTTATCTTATATGCTAGGCGAGGTTTTAATCAAAGCTTATCAAACTTGGTATAAAGGGGGTGGATTTAAGTTAAAAAATGATATTAAAAGAGTTAATAAAGAATTTCAAATTTTTAAAGAAATATTTAAAGAATTTCATCAAATCAATGTTAGTATGCTTCAAGGATTAATAAAAAATAAACAATTACTTCTTAAAGAATTTCAAAGAATAAAAAATATATTAAAAATTCATCAAGATTATAAAGCTATACTTGATAATATTTTTCATAATTTTATTTATTTTATACAAAATTTTGATCTTATAGAAGAATGGTTATTATCAGATGATTTTTATGAAAAATATAAAAAAGAAAATCATCCTTATCCTTCTTTACTTGATCCTAAAAAACTTAATGATAAAAATGAAAAAATTAATTATCACACTATACCAGCTGAGCTTGCATGGGAAATGAATTTACCTTTGCCGGATAATTATGAGTTTGTGTGGTTAGCTTCTTCTTTATCAGGGCATGGTGCAATGACAATGTATTTTGAACTATGTGATATAAATATATGTAAATGCATTCATCATAATCCAGGTATAATGTATTCAAATATTCTAGCACAGCTATTAAATAATACTACAAAATATAATATTATTGCATATACTGATTATACACATGTATATGTTTATAGAAATGACCTTGCTAGATTTTTAAGTCTCTTACATAAAAACAAACCTATATTATATTTAGTTAGAGATCCTATTTCAAGACTAAAAACTGGAGTTAATCATATCAATTTTAAAGTTGATAAACTTGATTATTTTAATTTAAATACACCTATAGATAGAGTTTTAGATAGAGATACGTATTATTTTGAAGCTACTGTTCCAACATGTGAACATATTAAAACATATTGGATTTATGCTGAAAGTTTTTTTAGACTAAATTTCTTAACACAATGTTTTAAAACAGAGAATATTATCTATTTGGATATGCAAAAAATTAAATCTGAATATATTTTAAAGACCTTAAAAGAACTAAATAATTTATTTTCATTTAAAAGAATACCTGCACAAGAAAACATTGATAATGGCATGACATTTGATGAATTAGGTGTATTATTTCCTATAACACTTCTTGCAAATTTAAAAGATATTGATGAAAACAATATTGATGAAACATTTGAAATCCTAATTACAACAAAACAACTTTTAAAACTTTATAAAATCAAGAATTATAAAGAAATTAATTTTTTATTGTTTAAACATAAAATACCTTTTGAAAATCTAATTTTTTGTATTCAGGAAGAAAAAATTACTAGTTTTAAAAATAATTTAAATTTAATCAAATATCTTCAATCTTATTTACAAGAATTTGTTGATAAGCTTGAAATAAAAATTAATTTAAAAAAACAACATTTAATTAATGAGCAGCAAATTCTACATTATTTCGCTAATAATATGTCTTTAGCAAAAAAATGGGAAAAGATATTTAAACAAGAATTGATTCACATCAAACAACATCGTCCCGATATAGTTGCCTCTTGGAAATATTATCAAGAATTTGAAAAAATGTGTGAAGAGTTAGATGGATAA
- a CDS encoding glycosyltransferase family 2 protein, which translates to MKTVGVVIPVYNVEKYLKECLDSVINQTYKNLQIVLVNDGSTDEHSLNIAKEYTLKDERFILFDKENGGLSSARNVGIEYFSQEYEFKNITTHIKENTLIEFQLSKHNPYNIHKVYKSFKAFKDEKDLKEFKNPKIDYIIFLDSDDYWELNCIEECVPRMDGVEIVWFDWKFYYETKNINFENITYHDRYNFKEGIITPLDWIEQYQHTKITWFSFAWNGMIKFKHITNYNLYFINQTIHEDVFFGISLFLSCNFISYLPRKLYNYRIRKNSLCDYTNQNENTWINPYMQDIYNKFKNIEETKSYHRISSEALTCIELLNFIQNKIPKKYPDTILNNLLNDRILALWTILNCNKDPLNILNKIPKKLYIEKILSFKKIISNLNINLQDKETIITNQNNQIHNLNETLQTNNEILITKENLLYFQTQHGTAKQRIQNQLSYKLGQAMIINSKNVLNYILLPFILISIVISHKQEQKAYQFKIKKYPSLKLPPLETYPDYNEAIKFKNHLSYKLGKEFIKASKTWYRGGVYQIFT; encoded by the coding sequence ATGAAAACCGTTGGCGTAGTCATACCTGTATACAATGTAGAAAAATATTTAAAAGAATGTTTAGATAGTGTAATCAATCAAACTTATAAGAATTTACAAATTGTATTAGTAAATGATGGAAGTACAGATGAACATTCACTAAATATAGCTAAAGAATATACTTTAAAAGATGAAAGATTTATACTCTTTGATAAAGAAAATGGAGGTTTATCTTCTGCTAGAAATGTAGGCATAGAATATTTTAGCCAAGAATATGAATTTAAAAATATCACTACACATATTAAAGAAAATACTTTAATAGAATTTCAATTATCTAAACATAATCCTTATAATATACACAAAGTATATAAAAGCTTTAAAGCTTTTAAAGATGAAAAAGATTTAAAAGAATTTAAAAACCCTAAAATAGATTATATTATTTTTCTAGACAGTGATGATTACTGGGAATTAAATTGTATAGAAGAATGTGTTCCTAGAATGGATGGGGTAGAGATAGTTTGGTTTGATTGGAAATTTTATTATGAAACCAAAAATATAAATTTTGAAAATATAACTTATCACGATAGATATAATTTTAAAGAAGGAATAATAACTCCATTAGATTGGATTGAGCAATATCAACATACTAAAATTACATGGTTTTCATTTGCATGGAATGGAATGATTAAATTTAAACATATTACAAATTATAATCTTTATTTTATCAATCAAACCATACACGAAGACGTGTTTTTTGGAATAAGTCTCTTTCTTTCTTGTAATTTTATTTCGTATTTACCTCGTAAACTTTATAACTATAGGATTAGAAAAAATAGTTTATGTGACTACACCAATCAAAATGAAAATACTTGGATTAATCCATATATGCAAGATATTTATAATAAATTTAAAAATATCGAAGAAACCAAATCCTATCATAGAATTAGCAGCGAAGCTTTAACTTGTATAGAACTATTAAATTTTATACAAAATAAAATTCCAAAAAAATATCCCGATACAATTTTAAATAATCTTTTAAATGATAGAATCTTAGCTCTTTGGACAATTCTAAATTGCAATAAAGATCCTTTAAATATCTTAAATAAAATTCCTAAAAAACTTTATATAGAAAAAATTTTATCATTTAAAAAAATAATAAGTAATTTAAATATAAATTTGCAAGATAAAGAAACTATAATAACTAATCAAAACAATCAAATACATAATTTAAATGAAACTTTGCAAACCAATAATGAAATACTAATAACTAAAGAAAACTTACTATACTTTCAAACCCAACACGGTACAGCCAAACAAAGAATTCAAAATCAACTCTCTTATAAATTAGGTCAAGCTATGATTATAAATTCTAAAAATGTATTAAATTATATATTATTACCTTTTATATTAATAAGTATTGTTATTTCACATAAACAAGAACAAAAAGCTTATCAATTTAAAATAAAAAAATATCCTTCTTTAAAATTACCTCCTTTAGAAACTTATCCTGATTATAATGAAGCAATAAAATTTAAAAATCATCTTTCTTATAAATTAGGAAAAGAATTTATAAAGGCAAGTAAAACTTGGTACAGGGGGGGGGTATATCAAATTTTTACTTAA
- the cysD gene encoding sulfate adenylyltransferase subunit CysD: MTLNFTHLKQLENESIFIIRETIAQFQKPAMLYSIGKDSSVMLHLLQKAFYPAIPPMPLVHIDTTWKFKEMIKFRDQRAKELGMELIVYINPKGQEINISPFTHGSSMHTDIMKTQALKQMLDLYQFDAIFGGARRDEEKSRAKERIYSFRDENHAWNPKNQRPELWNLYNGCHKKGESIRVFPLSNWTELDIWQYIYLENIPIPSLYFAKKRKVIEYMGTKILVDDKRIPKELTKNAKEELVRFRTLGCYPLTGAIHSNASNVLDIIQELLTSTTSERQGRLIDNDEETSMEKKKQQGYF; encoded by the coding sequence ATGACTTTAAATTTTACTCATTTAAAACAACTTGAAAATGAGTCTATTTTTATCATTCGTGAAACTATAGCTCAATTTCAAAAACCTGCTATGCTTTATAGCATAGGTAAAGATAGTTCTGTAATGCTCCATCTTTTGCAAAAAGCTTTTTATCCAGCTATTCCACCTATGCCTCTAGTGCATATAGATACAACTTGGAAATTTAAAGAAATGATCAAATTTAGAGATCAAAGGGCTAAAGAATTAGGCATGGAACTAATAGTTTATATTAACCCCAAAGGTCAAGAAATCAATATATCTCCTTTTACACATGGATCAAGTATGCATACTGATATTATGAAGACCCAAGCTTTAAAACAAATGCTTGATTTATATCAATTTGATGCTATTTTTGGAGGAGCTAGACGCGATGAAGAAAAATCAAGAGCTAAAGAAAGAATTTATTCTTTCCGTGATGAAAATCATGCTTGGAATCCAAAAAATCAACGTCCAGAACTTTGGAATTTATATAATGGGTGCCACAAAAAAGGGGAATCTATAAGGGTTTTTCCATTAAGCAATTGGACTGAACTTGATATTTGGCAATACATTTATCTTGAAAATATTCCTATACCTAGTCTTTATTTTGCTAAAAAAAGAAAAGTTATTGAATATATGGGAACCAAAATTTTAGTTGATGATAAAAGAATCCCAAAAGAGCTTACCAAAAATGCTAAAGAAGAACTTGTAAGATTTAGAACTTTAGGTTGCTATCCTTTAACAGGAGCTATTCATTCAAATGCATCAAATGTACTTGATATTATACAAGAATTACTCACAAGTACAACAAGTGAAAGACAAGGAAGACTCATAGATAATGATGAAGAGACCAGTATGGAAAAGAAAAAACAACAAGGATATTTTTAA
- the cysN gene encoding sulfate adenylyltransferase subunit CysN: MQNIKKYLNKHTNKELCRFITCGSVDDGKSTLIGRLLYDTKSLFDDQLKTLKKDSKRIGNAGNKLDFALLVDGLSSEREQGITIDVAYRFFTSNKRNFIIADTPGHEQYTRNMATGASTADIAIILIDSRKGVLTQTKRHSYIVSLLGIKHFIIAINKMDLVSYDEKIFNKICKDYQEIIPYLQNNIKTHFIPICALNGENIIKKSKNFFWYKGATLLKLLDNIKIDKTLQDNFILPIQYVNRPHLNFRGFCGNIISGHIKLQDEVIILPSMQKSKIKSIVTSDIKDLKVLNTNEVISTQNEAFNGMAVNICLEDEIDISRGDILTSINHNLNISNIFEAMIIWMNEKTLNLEENYLIKRAHNLCNVKFKSINYKKNINTFQQEHATKLMLNDIAHCTLKLDTNLALKEYENNKILGSFIIIHKYSNETLAAGMIMKILDSKQDQKIYTQAEIELNAFIRKNYPEWECKKI, translated from the coding sequence ATGCAAAACATAAAAAAATATCTTAACAAACATACAAATAAAGAACTTTGTCGTTTTATCACTTGCGGTAGTGTGGATGATGGAAAATCCACTCTTATAGGAAGATTATTATATGATACTAAAAGCTTATTTGATGATCAATTAAAGACTTTAAAAAAAGATAGCAAAAGAATAGGAAATGCAGGAAATAAACTTGATTTTGCGCTTTTAGTAGATGGACTTTCTAGTGAAAGAGAGCAAGGTATTACAATAGATGTAGCTTATAGATTTTTTACTAGCAATAAGCGCAATTTTATTATAGCCGATACTCCAGGTCATGAACAATATACTAGAAACATGGCAACAGGAGCAAGTACTGCTGATATAGCTATCATACTTATAGACTCTAGAAAAGGAGTTTTAACTCAAACTAAAAGACATTCTTATATAGTAAGCTTACTTGGTATTAAACATTTTATTATTGCTATTAATAAAATGGATCTAGTATCTTATGACGAAAAAATCTTTAATAAAATTTGCAAAGATTATCAAGAAATTATACCTTATCTTCAAAACAATATTAAAACACATTTTATACCAATTTGTGCATTAAATGGAGAAAATATTATTAAAAAAAGTAAAAATTTCTTCTGGTACAAAGGTGCAACTTTGCTTAAACTTTTAGATAATATCAAAATAGATAAAACTCTTCAAGATAATTTTATTTTACCCATACAATATGTTAATCGTCCCCATTTAAATTTTCGTGGTTTTTGTGGAAATATAATTAGTGGACACATAAAGTTACAAGATGAAGTTATTATTTTACCTTCTATGCAAAAATCTAAAATTAAAAGCATTGTTACAAGTGATATTAAAGATTTAAAAGTTTTAAATACAAACGAAGTTATCTCAACTCAAAACGAAGCTTTTAATGGAATGGCTGTTAATATATGTCTAGAAGATGAAATTGATATTTCTAGAGGAGATATTTTAACATCTATAAATCATAATCTTAATATCAGCAATATTTTTGAAGCAATGATTATATGGATGAATGAAAAAACACTAAATCTTGAAGAAAATTATCTTATAAAAAGGGCTCATAATCTTTGCAATGTAAAATTTAAAAGCATTAATTATAAAAAAAATATCAATACCTTTCAACAAGAACATGCTACAAAATTAATGCTCAATGATATTGCACATTGCACCTTAAAACTAGATACCAATTTAGCACTTAAAGAATATGAAAATAATAAAATTTTAGGCTCATTTATCATCATCCATAAATATAGCAATGAAACTCTAGCTGCAGGTATGATAATGAAAATTTTAGATTCAAAACAAGATCAAAAAATTTATACGCAAGCTGAAATTGAACTTAATGCGTTCATAAGAAAAAATTATCCAGAATGGGAATGCAAAAAAATATGA
- a CDS encoding SLC13 family permease has translation MKIIVGITLLILLALLIHNKIKPAILFGALAGFYYIIGYLDFTTWINSYTNNSLISLILLLLVSISIEKTIIIEWVSRFIIGKNYYLSLLKLGMITSTTSAFLNNTAVVASFMSMVKNNQFHAPSKLLIPLSYFAIAGGVTTLIGTSTNLIIDSFVVQNGLPNLKIFDFLPIGIALIIGIILTLMIFNQLLPSYENKNKDIKEYLIALKVLENSSLIGKSIEENKLRNLQYLFLTEIQRNDQNITPVSHNEIIQAKDMLIFSGDISQLKILNQFEGLKLIDGYEFKNSQFVDVIISPTSNLIGKNVKKANFRSKFDAAIISLQRGNNYIKKIGETILHAGDRMILAVGKDFTSRDNFTKNFYLLSNIQQNQKLDIKKSLIIIIAFLSAIIFSALNFISFSKALLLYLGFLLLFQFIKLDEIKRRFPFDIFMIVGSSLAITKVLVDSGLAKDIAEFITSFFGHYGIYGSFIGIYLLTLILTEFITNNAAAALTFPIAFATAQALEVNPLPFIFAIAYGASAGFMIPHGYQTHLMVNSLCNYKITDFIKIGIIVSIIYSIIVLIGIPLVFNF, from the coding sequence ATGAAAATTATAGTTGGTATTACACTTTTAATCTTACTTGCCTTACTCATACACAATAAAATAAAACCTGCTATTCTTTTTGGTGCTTTAGCCGGATTTTATTATATTATAGGTTATTTAGATTTTACAACTTGGATAAATTCCTATACAAATAATTCTTTAATTTCACTTATATTATTGCTTTTAGTTTCTATCTCAATAGAAAAAACAATTATAATAGAATGGGTAAGCCGATTTATTATAGGAAAAAATTACTATCTTTCTCTTTTAAAACTAGGTATGATTACTTCTACAACTTCAGCTTTTTTAAATAATACAGCAGTAGTTGCAAGCTTTATGAGCATGGTTAAAAATAATCAATTTCATGCTCCTTCAAAACTTCTAATTCCTCTTTCTTATTTTGCTATAGCAGGTGGCGTTACTACACTTATAGGCACTTCTACTAATTTAATTATTGATTCTTTTGTAGTACAAAATGGCTTACCAAATCTTAAAATATTTGATTTTTTGCCCATAGGTATAGCTTTGATTATAGGTATAATTTTAACTTTAATGATTTTTAACCAACTTTTACCTTCTTATGAAAATAAAAATAAAGATATAAAAGAATATTTAATAGCCTTAAAAGTTTTAGAAAATAGTTCTTTAATAGGCAAAAGCATAGAAGAAAACAAACTTAGAAATTTACAATATCTATTTTTAACAGAAATTCAAAGAAATGATCAAAACATCACTCCTGTTTCACATAATGAAATTATACAAGCTAAAGATATGCTTATATTTAGTGGAGATATTTCTCAACTAAAAATCTTAAATCAATTTGAGGGTTTAAAACTTATAGATGGTTATGAATTTAAAAACAGTCAATTTGTTGATGTTATAATCTCTCCAACCTCAAATTTAATCGGAAAAAATGTAAAAAAAGCAAATTTTAGATCTAAATTTGACGCTGCTATTATTTCTTTGCAAAGAGGGAATAATTACATTAAAAAAATTGGCGAAACTATTTTACATGCTGGAGATAGAATGATTTTAGCTGTAGGTAAAGATTTTACCTCAAGAGATAATTTTACTAAGAATTTTTATCTACTCTCAAATATTCAACAAAATCAAAAACTAGATATTAAAAAAAGTTTAATTATTATAATAGCTTTTTTAAGTGCAATTATTTTTTCAGCTTTAAATTTTATTTCTTTTAGTAAAGCCTTATTACTTTATCTAGGATTTCTACTTCTTTTTCAATTTATTAAACTTGATGAAATAAAAAGACGTTTTCCTTTTGATATTTTCATGATAGTAGGCTCCTCCTTAGCTATTACTAAAGTACTAGTAGATAGTGGTTTAGCTAAAGATATAGCTGAATTTATTACAAGTTTTTTTGGACACTATGGAATTTATGGAAGTTTTATCGGAATTTATCTTTTAACACTAATTTTAACTGAATTTATCACCAACAATGCTGCAGCAGCTTTAACCTTCCCTATAGCTTTTGCAACTGCTCAAGCTTTAGAAGTAAATCCTTTACCTTTTATATTTGCTATTGCTTATGGAGCAAGCGCTGGATTTATGATTCCACATGGTTATCAAACTCATCTAATGGTTAATTCACTTTGTAATTATAAAATTACAGATTTTATTAAAATAGGAATAATTGTTTCCATTATTTATAGCATTATAGTGTTAATAGGTATACCTTTGGTTTTTAATTTTTAA
- the cysC gene encoding adenylyl-sulfate kinase, translating into MNTNLTWHNTTITKIQRSKLKKQKPCVIWLTGLSGSGKSTLANALDKKLFSLGYHTYILDGDNIRHGINKDLGFDESSRVENIRRIAELCKLFVDSGLIIICAFISPFENERNLVRSLVEKDEFIEIFVDTPLEICEKRDPKGLYKKARNGEIKNFTGIDSPYEKPQKPEIYLINSKTKIADNVNIILDYLKKII; encoded by the coding sequence ATGAACACTAATCTTACTTGGCATAACACTACTATTACCAAAATACAAAGATCAAAACTCAAAAAACAAAAACCATGCGTTATATGGTTAACAGGACTTAGTGGTAGCGGAAAATCTACTTTAGCTAATGCTTTAGACAAAAAACTTTTTAGTTTGGGATATCATACTTACATTTTAGATGGAGATAATATCCGCCATGGAATCAATAAAGATCTAGGTTTTGATGAATCTTCAAGAGTAGAAAATATAAGACGTATAGCAGAACTTTGTAAATTATTTGTAGATAGTGGTTTAATAATAATTTGTGCTTTTATATCACCTTTTGAAAATGAAAGAAATTTGGTAAGATCTTTAGTAGAAAAAGATGAATTTATAGAAATTTTTGTAGACACACCATTAGAAATTTGTGAAAAAAGAGATCCAAAAGGTCTTTACAAAAAAGCAAGAAATGGAGAAATTAAAAATTTCACCGGCATAGATAGTCCATATGAAAAACCCCAAAAACCTGAAATTTACCTGATAAATTCTAAAACCAAAATTGCTGACAATGTAAATATAATTTTAGATTATCTTAAAAAAATCATATAA
- the truD gene encoding tRNA pseudouridine(13) synthase TruD, with translation MNLAEKSTIFKPLYSLKHSPINVHFSKNSDDFVVREKPLYEFNGKGEHLVLYINKKDLTTNEALKILSQASGAKMRDFGYAGLKDKQGSTFQYLSMPKKFESFLEHFSHPKLKILEIFTHENKLRIGHLKGNSFFIRLKKVLPSDALKLEQVLINLDEQGFANYFGYQRFGKFKDNYKEAFEILRGKKMKNVKMKEFLLSAFQSEFFNRYLSKRVELSHFVNDFSVNELMQIYGISKDEVKELKKQKNFFKLLKGEVLGHYPFGKCFLCEDLDVELERFNARDISAMGLLMGAKAYEIQKGLALNLENEIFKDILEFKSQMQGSRRFMWGYLKDLKWRYDQQKAHFCMEFFLEKGSYATVVLEEILHKDLFE, from the coding sequence ATGAATTTAGCGGAAAAGAGCACCATTTTTAAGCCTTTATATAGTTTAAAACATAGTCCTATTAATGTGCATTTTAGTAAAAATAGTGATGATTTTGTGGTACGTGAAAAGCCTTTATATGAGTTTAATGGCAAGGGAGAGCATCTTGTTTTGTATATCAATAAAAAAGATTTAACTACTAATGAGGCTTTAAAAATTTTAAGTCAGGCAAGTGGGGCAAAGATGCGTGATTTTGGTTATGCAGGGCTTAAAGATAAACAAGGTTCAACTTTTCAATATCTTTCTATGCCTAAGAAATTTGAGAGTTTTTTAGAACATTTTTCTCATCCTAAGCTTAAAATTTTAGAAATTTTTACTCATGAAAATAAATTAAGAATAGGTCATTTAAAGGGAAATTCTTTTTTTATACGTTTGAAAAAGGTTTTGCCAAGTGATGCTTTAAAGCTTGAACAAGTTTTGATTAATTTGGATGAACAAGGTTTTGCAAATTATTTTGGTTATCAGCGTTTTGGTAAATTTAAAGACAATTATAAAGAAGCCTTTGAAATTTTACGTGGCAAAAAAATGAAAAATGTTAAAATGAAAGAGTTTTTACTTTCAGCTTTTCAAAGTGAATTTTTTAATCGTTATTTGAGCAAAAGAGTGGAGTTGTCGCATTTTGTAAATGATTTTAGTGTTAATGAGCTTATGCAAATTTATGGTATTTCTAAAGATGAGGTTAAAGAGCTTAAAAAGCAAAAGAATTTTTTTAAACTTTTAAAAGGTGAAGTTTTGGGACATTATCCTTTTGGTAAGTGTTTTTTGTGTGAAGATTTAGATGTCGAGCTTGAGCGTTTTAATGCAAGGGATATTAGTGCTATGGGACTTTTAATGGGTGCTAAAGCTTATGAGATACAAAAGGGTTTAGCTTTAAATTTGGAAAATGAAATTTTTAAAGATATTTTGGAGTTTAAATCTCAAATGCAAGGATCAAGGCGTTTTATGTGGGGGTATTTAAAGGATTTAAAATGGCGTTATGATCAGCAAAAGGCTCATTTTTGTATGGAATTTTTTTTAGAAAAGGGATCTTATGCTACTGTAGTTTTAGAAGAAATTTTACATAAAGATTTGTTTGAATAA
- a CDS encoding thiamine-phosphate kinase has product MNKEDFIIQAFLNKKNGDDGAIVGKWCFSKDLFFENIHFKREWFDLEQIATKAMLVNISDAIVMNAKPKYALLGLALPKNLSEDEIVILQKGFLKTASQFDIEIIGGDTISNDKIDISITIISKLNGKAVFRKGLKPGHLLAYTGDLGGGLEGLNTLQNGGILSLDHVFIKPRLRPDFFYELAPYISCAMDISDGLSKDLSRLLKQNKCGISWFESLSDNILYSGEEYEILFAFDEKEYENIANIAKKHQVKINVFAKAVKGKYEFSGKEHHF; this is encoded by the coding sequence ATGAATAAAGAAGATTTTATAATTCAAGCTTTTTTAAATAAGAAAAATGGTGATGATGGTGCTATTGTTGGTAAATGGTGCTTTAGTAAGGATTTATTTTTTGAAAATATACATTTTAAAAGAGAATGGTTTGATTTAGAGCAAATTGCTACAAAGGCTATGCTTGTTAATATTTCAGATGCTATTGTGATGAATGCTAAACCAAAATATGCACTTTTAGGACTTGCGCTTCCAAAAAATTTAAGTGAAGATGAGATTGTAATTTTGCAAAAAGGATTTTTAAAAACAGCTAGTCAATTTGATATAGAAATTATAGGTGGTGATACTATAAGTAATGATAAGATTGATATTAGCATTACTATAATTTCTAAATTAAATGGTAAAGCGGTTTTTAGGAAGGGTTTAAAACCAGGGCATTTGTTGGCTTATACAGGGGATTTAGGAGGGGGTTTAGAAGGGCTTAATACTTTGCAAAATGGAGGTATTTTAAGTTTAGATCATGTGTTTATAAAACCAAGATTAAGACCGGATTTTTTTTATGAACTTGCTCCTTATATTTCTTGTGCTATGGATATTTCAGATGGTTTAAGCAAAGATTTATCAAGACTTTTAAAGCAAAATAAATGTGGCATTTCTTGGTTTGAATCATTAAGCGATAATATACTTTATAGTGGAGAAGAATATGAAATTTTATTTGCTTTTGATGAGAAAGAGTATGAAAATATAGCAAATATTGCAAAAAAACATCAGGTAAAAATAAATGTTTTTGCAAAAGCAGTGAAGGGAAAATATGAATTTAGCGGAAAAGAGCACCATTTTTAA
- a CDS encoding ornithine carbamoyltransferase — protein sequence MKISLECKDPMIEKTLELFLKEHLVMKKDCDFIISDTKIHSSKPLFIICENSPFLNIPFSKETLLNSLNEFDNALKATALKIALEQKKLLEEKIDAIAYEFKKDYENKIELAIKDLKNKLVKALHDE from the coding sequence ATGAAAATTTCTTTAGAATGCAAAGATCCCATGATAGAAAAAACTTTAGAACTCTTTTTAAAAGAACATCTAGTGATGAAAAAAGACTGTGATTTTATCATTAGTGATACAAAAATTCACTCCAGCAAACCCCTATTTATCATCTGCGAAAATTCACCCTTTTTAAACATACCTTTTAGCAAAGAAACATTATTAAACTCATTAAATGAATTTGATAATGCCCTAAAAGCCACTGCTTTAAAAATCGCATTAGAACAAAAAAAGCTCTTAGAAGAAAAAATAGATGCCATAGCTTATGAATTTAAAAAAGACTATGAAAACAAAATCGAACTTGCCATAAAAGATTTAAAAAACAAACTTGTCAAAGCCCTACATGATGAATAA